The Ancylobacter sp. WKF20 genome contains a region encoding:
- a CDS encoding LysR family transcriptional regulator: protein MDQIAAMRAYVRVVESGSFTRAADLLDMPKPTVTKLIQQLEAHLRTKLLNRTTRRVGVTPDGAAYYERALTLLSDLDELDGSMTRSQTSPAGRLRVDVSSSLALFALIPALPDFHARYPDITLDLGVSDRPVDLVAENVDCAIRGGDLVDPSLIARRIGEVRLVLCAAPRYIADHGMPTHPDELAHGHKVVGYFSARTGRRIAFDVMRGEESYDLDLPYTVATNDSTAYLAAGLAGLGIAQAIEPTVLPYIEAGALVRVLPEWTSAPVVLHVVYAPNRHLSSRLRVFVDWVADLFTTNRVYRRPGTAMSLFAVPGVSA from the coding sequence ATGGACCAGATTGCGGCGATGCGGGCCTATGTGCGGGTGGTCGAGTCGGGGAGTTTCACCCGCGCCGCCGACCTGCTCGATATGCCCAAGCCCACCGTCACCAAGCTGATCCAGCAGCTTGAGGCACATCTGCGGACCAAGTTGCTCAATCGCACGACGCGCCGGGTCGGCGTCACCCCCGACGGGGCCGCTTACTATGAACGCGCATTGACCCTGCTCTCCGATCTCGACGAACTCGACGGCTCGATGACGCGCTCGCAGACCAGCCCCGCCGGGCGGCTGCGGGTCGATGTGTCCTCATCGCTGGCGCTGTTCGCGCTGATCCCGGCGCTGCCGGATTTCCATGCGCGCTATCCCGACATCACGCTCGATCTCGGCGTGTCCGACCGGCCGGTGGATTTGGTGGCGGAGAATGTCGACTGCGCCATTCGCGGCGGCGATCTCGTCGACCCCAGCCTGATCGCCCGGCGCATCGGCGAGGTGCGGCTCGTGTTGTGCGCCGCCCCCCGCTATATAGCCGATCACGGCATGCCCACGCACCCCGACGAACTGGCCCATGGCCACAAGGTGGTCGGCTATTTCAGCGCCCGCACCGGCCGGCGCATCGCCTTCGATGTGATGCGCGGGGAGGAAAGCTACGACCTCGATCTGCCCTATACGGTGGCAACCAACGATTCCACCGCCTATCTCGCCGCCGGGCTCGCGGGTCTCGGCATCGCGCAGGCGATCGAGCCGACCGTCCTGCCCTATATCGAGGCCGGCGCGCTGGTGCGCGTGCTGCCGGAGTGGACCAGCGCACCGGTCGTTCTGCACGTCGTCTACGCGCCGAACCGGCATCTGAGCAGCCGATTGCGCGTCTTCGTCGACTGGGTGGCGGATCTGTTCACCACCAACCGGGTCTATCGCCGGCCGGGCACGGCGATGTCGCTTTTCGCCGTTCCCGGCGTCAGTGCGTGA
- the scpA gene encoding methylmalonyl-CoA mutase: MSRIPDFSSLGWTPPRLDAPASGEVWMTPEHIPVKPVYGLQDIEGLGFIDSYPGLAPFLRGPYPTMFATQPWTIRQYAGFSTAEDSNAFYRRNLAAGQKGLSVAFDLATHRGYDSDHPRVAGDVGMAGVAIDSIYDMRTLFSGIPLDQMSVSMTMNGAVLPVLALYVVAAEEQGVRPAQLSGTIQNDILKEFMVRNTYIYPPTPSMRIISDIFAFTSKEMPRFNSISISGYHMQEAGATQDLELAYTLADGLEYARAGIKAGLPIDAFAPRLSFFWAIGMNFFMEVAKLRAARLIWTRLMTDLGAQNPKSLPLRTHSQTSGWSLTAQDVFNNVMRTMVEAMAATQGLTQSLHTNALDEALALPTDFSARIARNTQILLQQESGTTRAIDPWGGSFYVERLTADLAAKALAHIAEVEALGGMAKAIDAGIPKLRIEEAAATTQARIDSGMQTVVGVNKYLSEREDAIDVLRVDNSAVRGAQLEKLRRLKAERDPVALNAALEALQNGAAGNGNLLALAIDAARAKATVGEISDALERVFGRHRAEIRAVTGVYKREAGAMTDKVARVRARVDAFEHEEGRRPRILVAKVGQDGHDRGQKVIASAFADLGFDVDIGPLFATPEEAARQAVENDVHVIGISSLAAGHLTLVPQVKAALAAEGRPDIMIVVGGVVPPQDYDAVFAAGAEAIYPPGTVIADAAAELVEKLADRLGHAKAAAE; this comes from the coding sequence ATGAGCCGCATCCCCGATTTCTCCAGCCTCGGCTGGACCCCGCCGCGGCTCGACGCCCCGGCCTCGGGCGAGGTCTGGATGACCCCGGAGCACATCCCGGTCAAGCCCGTCTATGGCCTGCAAGATATTGAGGGACTTGGCTTTATCGACAGCTATCCCGGCCTCGCGCCCTTCCTGCGCGGGCCGTACCCGACCATGTTCGCGACCCAGCCCTGGACCATCCGGCAATATGCCGGCTTCTCCACGGCGGAGGATTCCAACGCCTTCTACCGGCGCAACCTCGCCGCCGGGCAGAAGGGCCTGTCGGTCGCCTTCGACCTCGCCACCCATCGTGGCTATGACAGCGACCACCCGCGCGTCGCCGGCGATGTCGGCATGGCAGGCGTCGCCATCGATTCCATCTACGACATGCGCACGCTGTTCTCCGGCATCCCGCTCGACCAGATGAGCGTGTCGATGACGATGAACGGTGCGGTGTTACCTGTGCTCGCGCTCTATGTCGTCGCGGCGGAGGAGCAGGGCGTGCGGCCAGCCCAGCTCTCCGGGACCATCCAGAACGACATCCTCAAGGAGTTCATGGTCCGCAACACCTATATCTACCCGCCGACGCCTTCCATGCGCATCATCTCCGACATTTTCGCCTTTACTTCCAAGGAGATGCCGCGCTTCAACTCGATCTCGATCTCTGGCTATCACATGCAGGAAGCCGGGGCGACGCAGGATCTGGAGCTCGCCTACACGCTCGCCGACGGGTTGGAATATGCCCGCGCCGGCATCAAGGCGGGCCTGCCCATCGACGCCTTCGCGCCGCGCCTGTCCTTCTTCTGGGCGATCGGCATGAACTTCTTCATGGAAGTGGCGAAGCTGCGCGCCGCCCGGCTGATCTGGACGCGGCTGATGACGGATCTCGGCGCGCAGAACCCGAAGTCGCTGCCGCTGCGCACCCATTCGCAGACCTCGGGCTGGAGCCTCACCGCGCAGGACGTGTTCAACAATGTCATGCGCACCATGGTGGAGGCGATGGCGGCGACGCAGGGCCTTACCCAGTCGCTGCACACCAATGCGCTCGACGAAGCCCTTGCCCTGCCAACGGATTTTTCCGCCCGCATCGCCCGCAACACGCAGATCCTCCTGCAACAGGAGAGCGGCACCACTCGCGCCATCGACCCCTGGGGCGGCTCCTTCTATGTCGAGCGCCTGACCGCTGATCTCGCCGCCAAGGCGCTCGCCCACATCGCCGAGGTCGAGGCGCTCGGCGGCATGGCCAAGGCCATCGACGCCGGCATCCCCAAGCTGCGCATCGAGGAAGCCGCCGCCACCACACAGGCGCGGATCGATTCCGGCATGCAGACCGTTGTCGGGGTAAATAAATACCTCTCCGAGCGGGAGGACGCCATCGACGTGCTCCGGGTCGACAATTCCGCCGTGCGCGGCGCCCAGCTGGAGAAGCTGCGGCGCCTCAAGGCCGAGCGCGATCCTGTCGCCTTGAACGCCGCCCTTGAGGCGCTGCAAAATGGCGCCGCCGGCAATGGCAACCTGCTGGCGCTCGCCATCGACGCGGCGCGCGCCAAGGCGACGGTGGGCGAGATTTCCGATGCGCTGGAGCGCGTCTTCGGCCGGCACCGGGCGGAAATCCGCGCGGTGACAGGGGTTTACAAGAGGGAGGCTGGCGCCATGACCGACAAGGTGGCCCGCGTGCGGGCGCGCGTCGATGCCTTCGAGCACGAGGAAGGTCGCCGCCCGCGCATCCTCGTCGCCAAGGTCGGGCAGGATGGCCACGACCGCGGCCAGAAGGTTATCGCCTCCGCCTTCGCCGATCTCGGCTTCGACGTCGATATCGGCCCCCTCTTCGCCACGCCCGAGGAAGCCGCGCGGCAGGCGGTGGAGAATGACGTGCATGTCATCGGCATCTCGTCGCTGGCCGCCGGGCATCTCACCCTGGTGCCGCAGGTAAAGGCGGCGCTGGCGGCGGAAGGGCGGCCGGACATCATGATCGTCGTCGGTGGAGTCGTACCTCCGCAGGATTACGACGCCGTCTTCGCCGCCGGGGCGGAAGCGATCTACCCGCCCGGCACGGTGATCGCGGATGCCGCGGCCGAGCTGGTGGAGAAGCTGGCCGACCGGCTCGGGCACGCCAAGGCGGCGGCGGAGTAG
- a CDS encoding GntR family transcriptional regulator, whose translation MNPATANIEEAILSAILAGRIAPGTRLGEQKLADLFSVSRTRVREAMMRLETRGVVQVSARRGWYVVEPSAEEAREAFQTRRVIEVGLLQTLQSVPPAVLESLQAHIAIERDAVASGDVHARTCLLGDFHIHLADALGNRLLTEIIRDLTARTTLISMLYQPTEKAEESSHDHEDIVAAMAAGDLARAARLMGEHITKVEAGLDLTTKPDPLAGLRELLSPTTFTGNAPSVPHTHPHHHTAHRED comes from the coding sequence ATGAACCCGGCCACGGCCAATATCGAAGAAGCCATCCTGTCGGCCATCCTTGCCGGGCGCATCGCGCCGGGCACAAGGCTGGGCGAGCAGAAGCTGGCGGATCTGTTCAGCGTGTCGCGCACCCGCGTGCGCGAGGCGATGATGCGGCTGGAAACGCGCGGCGTGGTGCAGGTCAGCGCCCGGCGCGGCTGGTATGTCGTCGAGCCCTCCGCCGAGGAAGCGCGCGAAGCCTTCCAGACCCGCCGGGTGATCGAGGTCGGCCTCCTTCAGACGCTGCAATCCGTCCCGCCGGCGGTACTTGAAAGCCTTCAGGCCCATATCGCCATCGAGCGCGATGCCGTCGCCTCGGGCGACGTCCATGCCCGCACCTGCCTGCTCGGCGACTTCCACATCCATCTAGCGGATGCGCTGGGCAACCGCCTGCTGACCGAGATCATCCGCGACCTCACGGCGCGCACAACGCTGATCTCGATGCTCTACCAGCCGACCGAGAAGGCCGAGGAATCGAGCCACGACCATGAGGACATCGTCGCCGCCATGGCGGCGGGCGATCTCGCCCGCGCGGCGCGGCTGATGGGCGAGCACATCACCAAGGTCGAGGCCGGGCTCGACCTGACCACCAAGCCGGACCCGCTGGCGGGCCTGCGCGAATTGCTCTCGCCGACCACCTTCACGGGCAACGCCCCGTCCGTACCGCATACCCATCCGCATCATCATACCGCACACAGAGAGGACTGA
- a CDS encoding methylmalonyl-CoA mutase family protein, whose translation MLHLTAPTLHDFPPATRADWLKLVEAVLKGAPYEKRMQTVTYDRITLDALPERRGDAAPIAGRPAGAPWQVITRVDHDDPALANQQILEDLNGGASGISLVFASAPSARGFGLPLSHEGLAATLKDVLPELVTIRIEAGRYQGRDVALALARLYEGVAADKLDIRFGLDPIGDFAALGAAPIEWDGLSARLGQTVNTLISRGFSQPMVRADGRLHHEGGASDAQELAAVLATALAYLRALEAAGLSLEQAAACIEVTLTADTDQFATQAKPRAFRQLWAALLKACGVEGVPVAIHMETAWRSLTRFDPYVNLLRGTIAAFAAGVGGANSLSVLPFTQALGLPDASARRLARNTQIILIEEANIHRVADPGAGAGAIEERTEQLAATGWELFRAIEREGGMVESLTSGAWQRRLKATREQRARDIATRRLPLTGTSEFPLLGEAVPAVLAPAPRLPHEAPTEGALLSDPVLPYRDAEPFEALRAAALATHPAPTVFLAPLGTPADYTARLGFARAAFEAGGIATVTTETPTDLAAAFRASGARIACLCGSDELYESQGLNIAAALKEVGATALYLAGRPGAQEAAWQAAGVEGYFYTGCDLLAALNAVQSRLGVRRGAEP comes from the coding sequence ATGCTCCACCTCACTGCACCGACACTCCACGACTTTCCGCCCGCCACGCGGGCCGATTGGCTGAAGCTCGTCGAGGCTGTTCTGAAGGGCGCTCCGTACGAAAAGCGGATGCAGACGGTAACCTATGACCGCATCACGCTGGACGCCCTGCCTGAGCGCCGGGGCGACGCCGCTCCCATCGCCGGGCGGCCGGCCGGGGCGCCGTGGCAGGTGATCACACGGGTCGACCACGACGACCCGGCTTTGGCAAATCAGCAGATATTGGAAGACCTTAACGGCGGCGCCAGCGGCATCTCGCTGGTCTTCGCCTCCGCTCCCTCCGCCCGTGGCTTCGGCCTGCCCCTGAGCCATGAGGGCCTGGCAGCGACGCTCAAGGACGTGCTGCCGGAACTGGTTACCATCCGCATCGAGGCGGGCCGCTATCAGGGCCGCGACGTCGCGCTGGCGCTGGCCCGGCTCTATGAAGGGGTGGCGGCGGACAAGCTCGACATCCGCTTCGGGCTCGACCCGATCGGCGATTTCGCCGCCTTAGGCGCCGCACCCATTGAATGGGACGGGCTGTCGGCGCGTCTCGGCCAGACTGTCAACACCTTGATCTCGCGTGGCTTTTCCCAGCCGATGGTGCGCGCGGACGGGCGCCTGCACCACGAGGGCGGGGCGTCGGACGCGCAGGAACTCGCCGCCGTGCTCGCCACCGCGCTGGCGTATCTCAGGGCGCTGGAAGCCGCCGGGCTCAGTCTCGAACAGGCCGCCGCCTGTATCGAGGTCACACTGACCGCCGATACCGACCAGTTCGCCACTCAGGCCAAGCCCCGCGCCTTCCGCCAGCTCTGGGCGGCGCTGCTGAAAGCCTGCGGCGTCGAGGGTGTGCCGGTCGCGATCCATATGGAGACCGCGTGGCGCTCGCTCACCCGGTTCGACCCCTATGTGAACCTCCTGCGCGGCACCATCGCCGCCTTCGCGGCCGGTGTCGGCGGCGCTAACAGCTTGAGCGTGTTGCCTTTTACGCAAGCCCTCGGCCTACCTGACGCCAGCGCCCGGCGGCTCGCGCGCAACACGCAGATCATCCTCATCGAGGAAGCCAACATCCACCGCGTCGCCGATCCCGGCGCCGGGGCGGGCGCTATCGAGGAGCGCACCGAGCAGCTCGCCGCCACCGGCTGGGAGCTGTTTCGTGCCATTGAGCGCGAGGGCGGCATGGTGGAGAGCCTCACCTCCGGCGCCTGGCAGCGCCGCCTCAAAGCGACCCGCGAGCAGCGCGCCAGGGACATCGCCACGCGCCGCTTACCCCTTACGGGAACATCGGAATTTCCGCTTTTGGGCGAGGCGGTGCCGGCGGTCCTCGCCCCCGCGCCCCGTCTTCCCCACGAGGCGCCGACCGAGGGCGCGCTGCTGAGCGATCCGGTGTTACCCTACCGCGACGCGGAGCCCTTCGAGGCGCTGCGCGCGGCGGCGCTTGCCACCCATCCGGCGCCGACCGTCTTCCTCGCCCCGCTCGGCACGCCCGCCGACTACACCGCCCGCCTCGGTTTCGCCCGCGCCGCCTTCGAAGCCGGCGGCATTGCCACGGTGACCACGGAGACCCCGACGGACCTCGCAGCGGCCTTCCGCGCCTCCGGTGCCCGCATCGCCTGCCTGTGCGGCTCGGACGAACTCTATGAATCGCAAGGACTTAACATTGCCGCCGCGCTGAAAGAGGTCGGCGCGACGGCGCTCTATCTCGCCGGCCGGCCGGGCGCGCAGGAAGCGGCGTGGCAGGCGGCGGGCGTTGAGGGGTATTTTTATACCGGATGCGATTTGCTGGCGGCGCTCAATGCCGTGCAGTCACGGCTCGGTGTGCGGCGGGGAGCGGAACCATGA
- a CDS encoding efflux RND transporter periplasmic adaptor subunit, with product MSMLDARTPQPAAPTEIARDGRNLALPRRPWLERGAVLSLAALATAAAVWVAWPISTALATDPPAAEAGAPPAMPVSVAVLKSRDTMRWDEFSGRLVAVERVELRPRVGGAVKTVHFREGALVKQGDLLVTIDPEPYVAALNRAEAMRDSSAAQVDFAKTELDRGKQLVDNRVVSVRDLDQRTNTYREAVANLRAAEAAVQTARLDLGYTEVRAPVDGRIGRLDVTVGNLVVAGPTSPVLTTLVSVDPIYVGFDADENAVADALTSIGEADVLSHIDQIPVEITTASTGGKAVRGKLQFIDNQVDAATGTFRVRAVFDNPDGRLVPGQFARVRMGRAKTEPALVINERAIGTDQDKKFVFVVGEDNKATYREVKLGAASEGLRVVTRGLKDGERVVVNGLQRVRPGAVVAPEVVPMETASAAPTDPNTSVAAR from the coding sequence ATGAGCATGCTCGACGCTCGTACACCTCAACCCGCTGCCCCCACCGAGATCGCCCGGGATGGTCGTAACCTCGCCTTGCCGCGCCGGCCCTGGCTGGAGCGCGGTGCGGTTCTGAGCCTTGCCGCGCTGGCCACCGCCGCCGCCGTCTGGGTGGCCTGGCCGATCAGCACCGCGCTCGCCACCGACCCACCCGCCGCCGAGGCCGGCGCGCCTCCGGCCATGCCGGTCTCTGTCGCGGTACTGAAGTCGCGTGACACCATGCGCTGGGACGAGTTTTCCGGCCGTCTCGTGGCCGTGGAGCGTGTCGAGCTGCGCCCGCGCGTCGGCGGCGCGGTGAAGACGGTGCATTTCCGGGAGGGCGCGCTGGTGAAGCAGGGCGACCTGCTCGTCACCATCGACCCCGAGCCCTATGTCGCCGCGCTGAACCGCGCCGAGGCCATGCGCGATTCCTCCGCCGCCCAGGTCGATTTCGCCAAGACCGAGTTGGATCGCGGCAAGCAGCTTGTCGACAATCGCGTCGTCTCCGTGCGCGATCTCGACCAGCGCACCAACACCTACCGCGAGGCGGTGGCCAATCTGCGGGCCGCCGAAGCCGCCGTGCAGACCGCCAGGCTCGATCTCGGCTACACCGAGGTCCGCGCCCCCGTGGATGGTCGCATTGGCCGGCTCGACGTCACCGTCGGCAATCTGGTGGTGGCCGGCCCGACATCGCCCGTGCTGACCACGCTGGTGTCGGTCGATCCGATCTATGTCGGCTTCGACGCGGATGAGAACGCGGTCGCCGACGCCCTCACCTCCATTGGCGAGGCCGATGTGCTCAGCCATATCGACCAGATCCCGGTGGAGATCACAACCGCCAGCACCGGCGGCAAGGCGGTGCGCGGCAAGCTGCAATTCATCGACAATCAGGTGGATGCGGCCACGGGCACGTTCCGCGTGCGGGCGGTGTTCGACAATCCCGACGGACGCCTCGTGCCCGGCCAGTTCGCCCGCGTTCGCATGGGCCGCGCCAAGACTGAGCCGGCCCTCGTCATCAATGAACGCGCCATCGGCACCGATCAGGACAAGAAGTTCGTCTTCGTGGTCGGCGAGGACAACAAGGCCACCTACCGCGAAGTGAAGCTTGGCGCGGCCAGCGAGGGCCTGCGGGTGGTCACGCGCGGCCTGAAGGATGGCGAGCGCGTCGTCGTCAACGGCCTCCAGCGCGTACGGCCTGGCGCGGTGGTCGCGCCTGAGGTCGTGCCGATGGAAACCGCCTCCGCCGCGCCGACGGATCCCAACACCTCGGTGGCGGCGCGCTGA
- a CDS encoding amino acid ABC transporter permease codes for MAYSFDFGWIGAYWPVLTKGIGITVELTLVGGLLGVTFGIFCAWARALGPSYLRPLVAAYVELIRNTPFLIQLFFIFFGLPALGLRMGELPAANLAMVINLGAYSCEIIRAGIQATPRGQFEAGASLGMSRIETFRHVVLIPSLQRIWPALSSQVVIVMLGSAAVSQIAAEDLTFAANFIQSRTFRAFEAYFVSTLIYLALAILLRQALRGLGWVLFPKRAVR; via the coding sequence ATGGCTTACAGCTTCGATTTCGGCTGGATCGGCGCCTATTGGCCGGTCCTCACCAAGGGCATCGGCATCACCGTTGAACTCACGCTGGTCGGCGGCCTGCTGGGCGTCACCTTCGGCATCTTCTGCGCCTGGGCCCGCGCGCTGGGGCCAAGCTATCTGCGCCCGCTCGTCGCCGCCTATGTCGAGCTGATCCGCAACACGCCCTTCCTGATCCAGCTCTTCTTCATCTTCTTCGGCCTGCCCGCGCTCGGCCTGCGCATGGGCGAGCTGCCGGCGGCCAACCTCGCCATGGTGATCAATCTCGGCGCCTATAGCTGCGAGATCATCCGCGCCGGTATCCAGGCGACGCCGCGGGGCCAGTTCGAGGCCGGGGCGAGCCTCGGCATGAGCCGGATCGAGACCTTCCGCCATGTCGTGCTGATACCGTCACTCCAGCGCATCTGGCCGGCGCTGTCCTCGCAGGTCGTCATCGTCATGCTCGGCTCGGCGGCGGTGTCGCAGATCGCGGCGGAGGATCTGACCTTCGCGGCCAATTTCATCCAGTCGCGCACCTTCCGCGCCTTCGAGGCTTATTTCGTCTCGACGCTGATCTACCTCGCCCTCGCCATCCTGCTGCGGCAGGCGCTGCGCGGACTGGGCTGGGTGCTGTTCCCCAAGCGCGCGGTACGGTGA
- a CDS encoding amino acid ABC transporter ATP-binding protein, which produces MSLIEITEVKKRFGDNEVLKGINIDVEPGEVIAIIGKSGSGKSTLLRCINGLETIDEGSISVAGAQLLPDELHLKALRLKVGMIFQSFNLFPHLTAGRNVILSQMVVKKTPKAEAEEMAKKMLERVGLGHKFDAYPDQLSGGQQQRVAIARALAMQPIALLCDEITSALDPELVNEVLAVVKELASEGMTLMMVTHEMRFARDVCSRVVFMHQGRVHEIGPPGEVFANPKTPELQQFLGVTH; this is translated from the coding sequence ATGTCGCTCATCGAAATCACTGAAGTGAAGAAGCGCTTCGGCGACAACGAAGTGCTGAAGGGCATCAATATCGACGTCGAGCCGGGCGAGGTGATCGCCATCATCGGCAAATCGGGTTCCGGCAAGTCGACGCTGCTGCGCTGCATCAACGGGCTGGAGACCATCGATGAGGGCTCGATCTCGGTGGCCGGCGCGCAATTGCTGCCGGACGAACTGCACCTCAAGGCGCTGCGCCTCAAGGTCGGCATGATCTTCCAGAGCTTCAACCTGTTCCCGCACCTCACCGCCGGGCGCAACGTCATCCTCTCGCAGATGGTGGTGAAGAAGACGCCGAAGGCTGAAGCCGAGGAGATGGCGAAGAAGATGCTCGAGCGTGTCGGCCTCGGGCACAAATTCGACGCCTATCCCGACCAGCTTTCCGGCGGCCAGCAGCAGCGCGTCGCCATTGCCCGCGCGCTCGCCATGCAGCCCATCGCCCTGCTCTGCGACGAGATCACCTCGGCACTCGACCCGGAACTGGTCAACGAGGTGCTGGCGGTGGTGAAGGAACTCGCGAGCGAGGGCATGACGCTGATGATGGTGACGCACGAAATGCGCTTCGCCCGCGACGTCTGCTCGCGTGTCGTCTTCATGCATCAGGGCCGCGTGCACGAGATCGGGCCGCCCGGCGAAGTGTTCGCCAACCCGAAGACGCCGGAGCTTCAGCAGTTTCTCGGCGTCACGCACTGA
- a CDS encoding amino acid ABC transporter permease: MNDFTTWDILRNLLLAARWTVLLSLVSFIGGAIVGALLLLLRIGNNRAGQAFVKVYVELFQGTPLLMQLFLAFFGLGLFGIDVPAWLAAGVALVLWSAAFLTEIWRGCVESITRGQWEASASLGMGYMQQMRWVILPQALRIAVPPTVGFSVQVVKGTALTSIIGFVELSKAGTMVTNATFEPFTVYGFVALIYFCLCWPLSKSSQILERKLNVAHRNH; this comes from the coding sequence ATGAACGATTTCACCACCTGGGACATCCTGCGCAACCTGCTGCTCGCGGCGCGCTGGACCGTGCTGCTTTCCCTCGTCTCCTTCATCGGCGGCGCCATTGTCGGCGCGCTGCTCCTGCTGCTGCGCATCGGCAACAACCGGGCGGGACAGGCCTTCGTGAAGGTCTATGTCGAGCTCTTTCAGGGCACGCCGCTGCTGATGCAGCTCTTCCTCGCCTTCTTCGGCCTTGGCCTGTTCGGCATTGACGTGCCGGCCTGGCTCGCGGCGGGCGTCGCGCTCGTCCTATGGAGCGCGGCCTTCCTCACCGAAATCTGGCGCGGCTGCGTCGAGTCCATCACGCGCGGCCAGTGGGAAGCCTCCGCCAGCCTCGGCATGGGTTACATGCAGCAAATGCGCTGGGTGATCCTGCCGCAGGCGCTGCGCATCGCCGTGCCGCCCACCGTCGGCTTTTCCGTGCAGGTGGTGAAGGGCACGGCGCTGACCTCGATCATCGGCTTCGTGGAGCTGTCCAAGGCCGGTACGATGGTAACGAACGCCACCTTCGAGCCCTTCACCGTCTATGGCTTCGTGGCGTTGATCTATTTCTGCCTGTGCTGGCCGCTGTCCAAATCCTCGCAAATCCTCGAGAGGAAGCTCAATGTCGCTCATCGAAATCACTGA
- a CDS encoding alpha/beta hydrolase, producing the protein METHWQERTLDCGGTPRQVRVYAPASPASAPNRPKTSPAIVLHLHGGTFTCGDLDCSVAICRSLAAAGATVVSLDYPLAPEHPFPAALNVSYAALELLHRQRTTWAGRGARLFVAGEEAGANIATALTLMARDQHHPPIAGQILISPMLDPCLGTGSVRAAGVGEAGCRWADGWHLYLGSADKAAHPYAAPLGSRRLGGIPPALIVTSDTCPMRDESVAYGRRLTECGVQVEAHVVREEGDPVLPGTELPLWAHNLTSLFTAFLAGGCVPAAATIQA; encoded by the coding sequence ATGGAAACGCATTGGCAGGAACGGACGCTCGACTGTGGCGGCACGCCGCGGCAGGTGCGCGTCTATGCGCCGGCCAGCCCTGCATCAGCGCCGAACCGCCCGAAAACATCGCCCGCCATCGTGCTTCATCTGCATGGCGGGACCTTCACCTGCGGCGATCTCGACTGCAGCGTCGCCATCTGCCGAAGTTTGGCCGCGGCGGGCGCGACGGTGGTGTCGCTCGACTACCCCCTCGCACCGGAACACCCCTTCCCGGCCGCGCTCAATGTCAGCTACGCCGCGCTCGAGCTGCTGCATCGGCAGCGGACGACATGGGCCGGTCGCGGCGCCCGGCTGTTCGTCGCCGGCGAGGAGGCAGGAGCCAACATCGCCACGGCGCTGACACTGATGGCGCGCGACCAGCACCACCCGCCCATCGCCGGGCAGATCCTCATCTCGCCTATGCTGGACCCCTGCCTCGGCACAGGTTCGGTAAGGGCCGCCGGGGTGGGCGAAGCCGGCTGCCGCTGGGCGGATGGCTGGCATCTCTATCTCGGCTCGGCCGACAAGGCCGCCCACCCCTACGCCGCCCCGCTCGGCTCGCGCCGCCTCGGCGGCATTCCGCCGGCGCTCATCGTCACCTCCGATACCTGCCCGATGAGGGATGAGAGCGTGGCCTATGGGCGTCGCCTTACCGAATGCGGGGTCCAGGTCGAGGCCCATGTCGTGCGGGAGGAGGGAGACCCCGTGCTTCCCGGCACGGAACTGCCGCTCTGGGCCCACAACCTGACCTCGCTTTTCACCGCCTTTCTCGCCGGGGGATGCGTCCCGGCCGCCGCCACAATTCAGGCCTGA
- a CDS encoding transporter substrate-binding domain-containing protein, translating to MNRRTLLALAAGALVAAAAQLPLPAHADALATIETNKVIRIAVPQDFPPFGSVGADMQPKGYDVDVAKLIADKLGVKLELVPVTSANRIPYLQTNKVDLVISSLGKNPDREKVIDFSAAYAPFYNGVFGPADVAVKDAAGLSGKTVGVTRGAVEDLELTKIAPADVTIKRYEDNNGTISAFLSGQVELVATGNVVAAAILERNPPKRPEIKFLIKNSPCYIGLNKNEPALLAKVDAIIATAKKDGALEAIAQKWLGTKLPADL from the coding sequence ATGAACCGTCGTACCCTTCTCGCCCTCGCCGCCGGCGCGCTGGTCGCCGCCGCCGCGCAGCTCCCGCTTCCGGCCCACGCCGACGCGCTCGCCACCATCGAGACCAACAAGGTCATCCGCATCGCCGTCCCGCAGGACTTCCCGCCCTTCGGCAGCGTCGGCGCCGACATGCAGCCCAAGGGGTATGATGTTGATGTCGCCAAGCTGATCGCCGACAAGCTCGGCGTGAAGCTGGAGCTGGTGCCGGTCACCAGCGCCAACCGCATTCCGTATCTGCAGACCAACAAGGTCGATCTGGTCATCTCCTCGCTCGGCAAGAACCCTGACCGCGAGAAGGTGATCGACTTCTCCGCCGCCTATGCGCCTTTCTACAATGGCGTTTTCGGCCCGGCGGACGTCGCGGTGAAGGACGCCGCCGGCCTTTCGGGCAAGACGGTCGGCGTGACGCGCGGCGCGGTGGAGGATCTGGAACTCACCAAGATCGCCCCGGCGGATGTCACCATCAAGCGGTATGAAGATAATAACGGCACCATCTCCGCCTTCCTGTCGGGCCAGGTCGAGCTGGTCGCCACCGGCAATGTGGTCGCCGCCGCGATCCTGGAGCGCAACCCGCCCAAGCGCCCGGAGATCAAGTTCCTCATCAAGAACTCGCCCTGCTACATCGGCCTGAACAAGAACGAGCCCGCCCTGCTCGCCAAGGTGGACGCCATCATCGCCACCGCCAAGAAGGACGGCGCGCTCGAGGCGATCGCCCAGAAGTGGCTCGGCACCAAGCTCCCCGCCGATCTCTGA